From Roseibium alexandrii DFL-11, the proteins below share one genomic window:
- the rpoZ gene encoding DNA-directed RNA polymerase subunit omega, which yields MARVTVEDCIDKVENRFELVLIAAHRARMISSGSPLTIDRDNDKNPVVALREIAEQTVSPEDMKEDLIHSLQKFVEVDEPEAESVPVVAVPGQQQVTQVNNVDDSAVEFDRMTEEDLLRGLEGLVPPERTDDI from the coding sequence ATGGCGCGCGTGACCGTCGAGGATTGTATCGACAAGGTCGAAAACCGGTTTGAGCTGGTGCTGATTGCTGCGCATCGCGCTCGCATGATTTCCAGTGGTTCTCCGTTGACGATAGATCGCGACAACGATAAGAATCCTGTTGTCGCTCTGCGTGAAATCGCCGAACAGACCGTCAGCCCTGAAGACATGAAAGAAGACCTCATTCATTCGCTTCAAAAATTCGTTGAAGTGGATGAGCCGGAAGCCGAATCTGTTCCGGTTGTGGCTGTACCCGGTCAACAGCAGGTCACTCAGGTCAACAACGTCGACGACAGTGCCGTCGAGTTTGACCGCATGACAGAAGAAGATCTTCTGCGCGGCCTGGAAGGTCTTGTGCCGCCTGAGCGGACCGACGATATTTGA
- a CDS encoding arginyltransferase: MTRHPTDHPQFYLTAPAPCPYLEGLQERKVFTHLVGHGAPALNEVLTQGGFRRSQNIAYRPACENCQACVSVRVRVDDFKWTKSLKRVWKSGADVIGARLPPSPSAEQYDLFRDYLQARHEDGGMTEMSILDYAMMVEDTHVETMVIEYRKRGPDTFMTGAGTGPLLGVALSDQLSDGLSMVYSFYDPAFTETALGTYMILDHIERARKLRLPYIYLGYWVDGSIKMAYKARFRPQEHLGPDGWTTVDAPSGPGAPTKD, from the coding sequence GTGACACGCCACCCGACCGACCATCCGCAGTTCTATCTGACTGCCCCCGCGCCCTGCCCTTATCTTGAGGGTTTGCAGGAGCGCAAGGTGTTTACGCATCTTGTCGGCCACGGCGCGCCCGCGCTCAACGAAGTGCTCACACAAGGTGGTTTCCGGCGCAGCCAGAACATTGCGTACCGCCCGGCTTGCGAGAACTGCCAGGCTTGCGTCTCCGTGCGTGTCCGCGTCGACGACTTCAAGTGGACAAAATCGCTCAAACGGGTTTGGAAATCCGGGGCGGATGTCATCGGAGCCCGCCTTCCGCCGAGCCCATCGGCCGAGCAATATGATCTTTTTCGCGATTACCTGCAGGCACGCCATGAAGATGGCGGCATGACCGAAATGAGTATCCTCGACTACGCCATGATGGTGGAGGATACGCATGTTGAGACTATGGTGATCGAGTATCGAAAACGCGGACCGGATACATTCATGACGGGAGCCGGGACCGGGCCGCTGCTCGGCGTTGCTCTGAGCGACCAGCTCAGCGACGGCCTGTCGATGGTGTATTCCTTCTACGATCCGGCATTCACTGAGACCGCGCTTGGCACCTACATGATACTTGATCACATCGAGCGCGCGCGAAAGCTCCGGCTGCCCTACATCTATCTCGGCTATTGGGTCGATGGCTCGATCAAGATGGCGTACAAGGCCCGCTTCCGGCCGCAAGAACATCTCGGGCCGGATGGCTGGACGACAGTCGACGCGCCGAGTGGGCCCGGCGCCCCTACAAAAGACTGA
- the hemB gene encoding porphobilinogen synthase: protein MDSLLAGTRMRRNRQTDWSRRLIRENTLTVDDLIWPVFVVDGENIRQPVPSMPGIERLSVDEAVRDANLAAELGIPAIALFPYTDPDLRDDTGSEALNPDNLTCQACRAIKGEGLNLGLMTDVALDPYTSHGHDGLMHGDSILNDETVDQLCRQALNQAEAGSDVIAPSDMMDGRIGAIRQALDTQDYRSTQIMAYSAKYASAFYGPFRDAVGSSGTLKGDKRTYQMDPANTDEALREAELDIAEGADMIMVKPGMPYLDIVRRLKDEFQVPTYAYQVSGEFAMIKAASGNGWLDGDRAMMESLLAFKRAGADGILTYFAPTVAKMLAGRD, encoded by the coding sequence ATGGACTCGCTCCTTGCCGGCACCCGCATGCGCCGCAACCGGCAGACCGACTGGTCCCGCCGCCTGATCCGTGAAAACACGCTGACCGTGGATGATCTGATCTGGCCGGTCTTCGTCGTTGATGGCGAAAACATCCGCCAGCCGGTTCCGTCCATGCCAGGCATCGAACGCCTGTCGGTCGACGAGGCGGTGCGCGACGCCAATCTAGCCGCTGAGCTCGGTATTCCGGCGATCGCACTCTTTCCTTATACGGACCCGGATCTGCGCGACGATACGGGCTCGGAAGCGCTTAATCCGGACAACCTGACATGTCAGGCCTGCCGGGCGATCAAGGGCGAGGGCCTGAACCTTGGCTTGATGACAGACGTAGCGCTCGACCCATACACAAGCCACGGCCATGACGGCCTGATGCATGGCGACAGCATCTTGAATGACGAGACAGTCGATCAACTCTGCCGACAGGCGCTTAATCAAGCCGAAGCCGGGTCCGATGTGATTGCCCCGTCCGACATGATGGACGGCCGGATCGGTGCCATCCGGCAGGCACTCGACACTCAGGATTATCGCAGCACGCAGATCATGGCGTATTCGGCCAAGTATGCATCGGCTTTCTACGGCCCGTTCCGTGATGCTGTCGGCTCGTCCGGCACCTTGAAGGGCGACAAACGCACCTATCAGATGGATCCGGCCAACACGGACGAAGCCTTGCGCGAAGCAGAGCTCGACATTGCCGAAGGCGCCGACATGATCATGGTGAAACCCGGCATGCCGTATCTGGACATTGTCCGCAGGCTGAAAGACGAGTTCCAGGTCCCGACCTACGCCTATCAGGTGTCCGGTGAATTCGCGATGATCAAGGCGGCGAGCGGCAACGGCTGGCTCGACGGCGACCGTGCCATGATGGAGAGCCTTTTGGCCTTCAAACGCGCCGGCGCCGACGGCATTCTCACCTACTTCGCGCCCACCGTTGCAAAAATGCTTGCGGGCCGGGACTGA
- a CDS encoding uracil-DNA glycosylase, producing MPVHDVQATPVDPPLDCRACPRLVEFREGLQAEHPEWFNAPVPSFTSPNPRLLVIGLAPGMRGANATGRPFTGDYAGDLLYKTMLDFGFAEGAYKARPDDGLVLADALITNAVRCLPPQNKPTGPEIKTCRPYLLSTLAANPSVRAVLALGRIAHETFLTALELKRAQFPFSHNGRHELPGTDLVLFDSYHCSRYNTNTGRLTEDMFRDVFTSIRQHIP from the coding sequence ATGCCGGTCCATGATGTCCAGGCTACGCCCGTCGATCCACCTCTGGATTGCCGGGCATGCCCTCGTTTGGTTGAATTTCGGGAAGGTCTGCAGGCCGAACATCCCGAATGGTTCAATGCGCCCGTGCCGTCCTTTACGTCTCCAAATCCGAGATTGCTTGTCATTGGACTTGCTCCGGGCATGCGCGGTGCCAATGCGACCGGGCGCCCGTTCACCGGCGATTATGCCGGCGATCTCCTCTACAAGACCATGCTGGATTTCGGTTTCGCCGAAGGGGCGTATAAAGCGCGGCCGGACGACGGGTTGGTGCTGGCTGACGCACTGATTACCAACGCCGTGCGCTGTTTGCCTCCGCAGAACAAGCCAACCGGACCGGAAATCAAGACCTGCCGTCCGTATCTTTTGTCGACACTCGCGGCCAACCCATCTGTCCGGGCGGTCTTGGCACTTGGCCGGATCGCGCACGAGACGTTTTTGACCGCCTTGGAATTGAAACGGGCCCAGTTCCCGTTTTCCCACAATGGGCGGCATGAACTCCCGGGAACGGATCTTGTCCTGTTCGACAGTTACCACTGCTCCCGGTACAACACGAATACGGGGCGGTTGACCGAAGACATGTTCCGCGATGTCTTCACGTCGATCCGTCAGCACATTCCTTAG
- a CDS encoding isobutyryl-CoA dehydrogenase, producing the protein MDFQLNEDRRAIRDMAASFAREELAPHAAQWDEDSHFPIPVMRKAAELGLAGIYVRDDVGGSALTRLDAALIFEELSKGCTSTAAYLSIHNMVAWIIDTFGNEDLRQKFLPKLCTMELLTSYCLTEPGSGSDAAALRTTAKDDGDHYILNGSKAFISGGGVSDLYAVMVRTGDEGPGGISCLLVEKGTPGLSFGANEVKMGWKSQPTAQVNFQDCRVPKSNLIGVEGQGFKIAMAALDGGRLNIGACSIGPAQECLDQAIAYMRERKQFGKPLTAFQALQFRLADMATELEAARLLLYKAATEVDAKTPDAPKFAAMAKRLATDTGFKVVNDALQLHGGYGYLRDYPIERFLRDVRVHQILEGTNEVMRLIISRHLLKD; encoded by the coding sequence GTGGACTTTCAACTGAACGAAGACCGGCGGGCAATTCGCGATATGGCGGCAAGCTTTGCGCGGGAAGAACTTGCCCCGCATGCCGCGCAGTGGGATGAAGACAGCCATTTTCCGATACCTGTCATGCGCAAGGCGGCCGAACTCGGGCTCGCCGGAATTTATGTCCGGGACGATGTCGGGGGCTCCGCTCTGACCCGTTTGGACGCTGCGCTTATCTTTGAAGAATTGTCGAAGGGCTGCACGTCCACCGCGGCATATCTGTCGATCCACAACATGGTGGCCTGGATCATCGATACGTTCGGCAATGAAGATCTGCGCCAGAAGTTTCTGCCGAAACTCTGCACCATGGAACTCCTGACCAGCTACTGCCTGACCGAGCCGGGATCAGGCTCTGACGCCGCAGCGTTGCGGACTACCGCCAAGGATGATGGCGATCACTATATCCTCAACGGCTCCAAGGCCTTCATTTCCGGCGGCGGTGTCAGCGATCTCTATGCGGTGATGGTCCGGACAGGTGATGAAGGGCCGGGCGGGATTTCCTGCCTGCTCGTCGAAAAAGGCACGCCGGGTCTAAGCTTCGGTGCGAATGAAGTGAAAATGGGCTGGAAGAGCCAACCGACTGCGCAGGTGAACTTCCAGGATTGCCGCGTTCCGAAATCCAACCTCATCGGTGTCGAGGGCCAAGGCTTCAAGATCGCAATGGCCGCGCTTGATGGCGGGCGTTTGAACATTGGTGCTTGCTCGATCGGCCCGGCTCAGGAGTGTCTCGACCAGGCGATTGCTTACATGCGGGAGCGCAAGCAGTTCGGCAAACCGCTGACAGCTTTCCAGGCGCTACAATTCCGACTTGCCGATATGGCAACGGAGTTGGAGGCCGCGCGCCTGCTTCTTTATAAGGCGGCAACCGAGGTGGATGCGAAAACACCGGATGCGCCGAAGTTTGCGGCCATGGCCAAGCGCCTGGCCACGGACACCGGTTTCAAGGTGGTGAATGACGCGCTGCAACTGCATGGCGGCTATGGATATCTGAGGGACTATCCGATCGAACGGTTTTTGCGGGATGTTCGCGTGCACCAGATCCTGGAAGGCACCAATGAGGTCATGCGCTTGATCATCTCGCGCCACCTCCTGAAAGACTGA
- a CDS encoding LabA-like NYN domain-containing protein, producing the protein MFDAREKVALFIDGANLYSTAKAIGFDIDYKRLLKEFQGQAYLLRAYYYTALIEDQEYSSIRPLIDWLDYNGYKVITKPVKEFVDSAGRRKVKGNMDIELAVDAMELVESVDHIVLFSGDGDFRSLVEALQRKGRKVSVVSTLKTQPPMIADDLRRQADHFIDLASLANKIGRDPSERPQRPPMPEIDDEDDDDDY; encoded by the coding sequence ATGTTTGATGCACGAGAAAAGGTTGCCTTGTTCATCGACGGTGCAAACTTGTATTCGACAGCCAAGGCCATCGGCTTTGACATAGATTACAAGCGTCTGCTGAAGGAATTTCAGGGCCAGGCCTATCTGTTGCGTGCCTATTATTACACGGCGCTGATTGAGGACCAGGAATACTCCTCCATCCGCCCGTTGATCGATTGGCTCGACTACAATGGCTATAAAGTCATCACAAAGCCTGTGAAGGAATTCGTCGACAGTGCGGGACGCCGCAAGGTCAAAGGCAATATGGATATCGAGCTTGCTGTTGATGCCATGGAACTTGTGGAATCCGTGGATCACATCGTGCTCTTCTCCGGTGACGGCGATTTCCGGTCACTGGTTGAAGCGTTGCAGCGCAAAGGGCGGAAGGTCAGTGTGGTATCGACCTTGAAAACGCAGCCGCCGATGATTGCCGATGATCTGCGCCGCCAGGCCGACCACTTCATCGATCTGGCAAGTCTTGCCAACAAAATCGGCCGCGATCCGTCCGAACGTCCTCAGCGTCCTCCGATGCCGGAGATCGATGACGAGGATGACGACGACGATTACTAA
- a CDS encoding SLC13 family permease encodes MLSVDIAMALTFVVLTATVVLYALERYPIETVALGSVTSFIVIFSLIPVFRSDGTRVATGDFLQGFANPALITVICLLIIGQGLFQTDALEGPAKAIVRWTRGRSKWATAPILLAVAILSAFLNNTPVVVMFLPILTAVAVTAGQSASRVLMPLSFIAILGGMTTLIGSSTNLLVANYAAQSSDLKLTFFSFTPIGVMVAGAGILYVLFVMPHLMRNRKTMAEEFQATSGKQFIAQIEITYEHPLVGTEAVSGMFPSLKDMTVRLVQRGQQPLLPPFENVILSPGDTVIVAATRTALANALARRQPLMETDGGETNVTGREATPNQDGSLSLAEAVVAPASRLMGRTLPQSGFYTETGCLVMGIQRRSRMPRMAMNDIRLEAGDVLLVAGSEEDIARLRGNRDVLLLDWSTAEVPRKRYAPRALAIFACVVALAASGLVPIVSAAVAGTFAMIASGCLNIRQAMRAIDSRIFMLVGASLAGAVALESTGGASAVAMSLADILHGSPPGVVLSALFFMVMILTNFLSNNAAAVLFTPIAINLADQIGQPPEAFIVCLIIAANTSFATPVGYQTNLIVMGPGHYRFADFLRAGVPLALVLWLTFSLIAPWYYGL; translated from the coding sequence ATGCTCTCAGTTGATATCGCGATGGCGTTGACCTTTGTGGTCCTGACCGCCACCGTCGTCTTGTATGCGCTTGAGCGTTATCCGATTGAAACGGTCGCGCTCGGATCCGTTACCAGCTTCATCGTTATATTCTCCCTGATCCCGGTCTTCCGCAGCGACGGGACCCGGGTTGCGACAGGTGATTTTCTGCAAGGCTTTGCAAATCCGGCCCTGATCACCGTCATCTGCCTTCTCATAATCGGTCAGGGCCTGTTTCAGACAGATGCCCTGGAAGGTCCTGCCAAAGCTATTGTCCGATGGACCCGCGGCCGGTCCAAATGGGCCACGGCCCCAATCCTGCTTGCCGTCGCCATACTCAGCGCTTTCTTGAACAACACACCAGTGGTTGTGATGTTCCTGCCGATCCTGACCGCCGTCGCAGTCACGGCGGGGCAATCGGCCTCACGGGTTCTGATGCCGCTGTCCTTCATCGCGATATTGGGCGGTATGACCACACTGATTGGGTCGTCCACCAACCTGCTGGTGGCCAATTACGCGGCGCAGTCCTCGGATCTGAAGCTGACCTTCTTCAGCTTCACCCCAATCGGGGTCATGGTTGCCGGTGCCGGGATCCTCTACGTTTTGTTCGTCATGCCGCACCTGATGCGCAATCGTAAAACCATGGCTGAGGAATTTCAGGCAACGTCCGGCAAGCAGTTCATCGCCCAGATCGAAATCACCTATGAGCACCCGCTCGTCGGCACCGAAGCCGTCTCCGGCATGTTTCCGAGCCTGAAGGACATGACCGTCCGCCTGGTTCAGCGTGGCCAGCAACCGCTTCTTCCGCCCTTTGAAAATGTCATCCTGTCTCCGGGCGATACCGTGATTGTGGCTGCGACCCGCACCGCACTTGCCAATGCCCTGGCGCGGCGCCAGCCGTTGATGGAAACGGATGGCGGTGAAACCAATGTAACCGGCCGTGAGGCCACGCCGAACCAGGATGGGTCCCTCAGCCTTGCGGAAGCCGTCGTTGCCCCCGCTTCGCGCCTGATGGGCCGCACGCTGCCGCAATCCGGTTTTTACACGGAAACCGGCTGTCTGGTGATGGGCATTCAGCGCCGCAGCCGCATGCCCCGCATGGCCATGAATGATATCCGACTGGAAGCCGGTGACGTTCTATTGGTCGCGGGATCCGAAGAAGACATTGCGCGGCTGCGCGGAAATCGCGATGTCCTGCTGCTTGATTGGTCAACGGCAGAAGTTCCCCGCAAACGCTATGCTCCACGCGCGCTAGCGATCTTTGCCTGCGTTGTCGCGCTTGCAGCTTCAGGCCTGGTGCCGATTGTTTCCGCGGCCGTTGCGGGAACCTTCGCCATGATTGCCTCCGGCTGCCTCAACATCCGCCAGGCCATGCGGGCCATCGACAGCCGGATATTCATGCTCGTCGGCGCCTCACTTGCCGGGGCGGTCGCCCTGGAATCAACTGGCGGGGCGTCAGCGGTTGCCATGTCACTTGCCGACATCCTTCACGGCAGCCCGCCTGGCGTCGTCCTGTCCGCCTTGTTCTTCATGGTGATGATCCTGACGAACTTCCTGTCGAACAACGCAGCCGCGGTCCTCTTCACTCCCATTGCTATCAATCTCGCTGATCAGATCGGCCAGCCGCCGGAAGCCTTTATTGTCTGCCTGATCATTGCCGCCAACACGTCCTTTGCGACGCCTGTTGGATATCAAACCAACCTGATCGTGATGGGGCCCGGACATTACCGTTTTGCTGATTTCCTGCGTGCTGGCGTCCCGCTGGCGCTTGTTTTATGGTTGACCTTCTCGCTGATCGCACCATGGTACTATGGGCTGTGA
- a CDS encoding RDD family protein has product MSADTSSRSSRQDAFDPFLQPELFEGVRSRRIIAFIIDAFVITLLTLGASILVFILGVFTLGLGFLLYAILPVSVALIYAAFTLGGPSASTIGMRAMGLEMRLWYGAKPYPLLAAVHLLLFWFSISLLTPFVLLVSLFSDRKRLLHDLILGTVVINSAYHRAYTREHSAAA; this is encoded by the coding sequence ATGTCCGCCGACACATCGTCCCGATCCTCCAGGCAAGACGCATTTGATCCGTTCCTGCAACCGGAGTTGTTTGAGGGCGTGCGCAGCCGCCGGATTATCGCTTTCATTATCGATGCGTTCGTGATCACCCTGCTGACACTCGGGGCGAGCATTCTTGTGTTCATTCTCGGGGTCTTCACCCTGGGTCTCGGCTTCCTGCTTTACGCCATCCTGCCGGTATCCGTCGCACTGATCTATGCCGCATTTACGCTGGGCGGGCCAAGCGCCTCCACGATCGGCATGCGTGCGATGGGTCTTGAGATGCGGCTCTGGTATGGCGCCAAACCCTACCCTCTGCTGGCCGCCGTGCACCTGTTGCTGTTCTGGTTCTCCATCTCTCTGCTCACGCCGTTCGTGCTGCTCGTGTCCCTTTTCTCGGACCGCAAGCGCCTGCTGCATGACCTGATCCTGGGCACTGTGGTGATCAATTCCGCCTATCACCGGGCCTATACCCGCGAGCATTCCGCCGCTGCGTGA